A region from the Diorhabda sublineata isolate icDioSubl1.1 chromosome X, icDioSubl1.1, whole genome shotgun sequence genome encodes:
- the LOC130451467 gene encoding coiled-coil domain-containing protein 28A isoform X2, producing MESREISELQQLVSSDAENEDSIVQDESEGKIVSPVKSSKVISSSGNTSRSSVVHSARKGGNTIPGSKITFVNERKIRDCSKTTTVRARNPHKDSTNNSDTRHHSFISQVPDVRHMERALLGLLADFHSGKLRAFGSGCTMEQMTNIREQQEKLAKLHFDLASATVPSLNEEDIQKSQSTMSQLIQRLEQLSDSIEALHNTSSK from the exons atggaaTCACGAGAAATATCAGAATTACAGCAATTAGTTTCAAGTGATGCCGAAAATGAAGATAGTATCGTTCAAGATGAATCTGAAGGGAAAATTGTATCACCTGTTAAAAGCAGTAAAGTG atttcaTCGTCGGGTAATACAAGTCGAAGTTCTGTCGTACACAGTGCTAGGAAAGGTGGAAATACAATACCTGGCtcaaaaataacatttgttaatgaaagaaaaattcggGATTGTAGTAAAACAACTACCGTAAGGGCAAGAAATCCACATAAAG ATAGCACAAATAATTCAGATACTCGACACCATTCTTTTATCTCTCAAGTGCCTGATGTTCGGCATATGGAAAGAGCTTTATTGGGACTGCTAGCAGATTTTCACTCAGGAAAATTACGTGCATTTGGTAGTGGTTGTACAATGGAACAAATGACAAATATAAGAGAACAACAGGAAAAGTTGGCTAAGCTACACTTTGATTTAGCTTCTGCAACTGTGCCAAGTCTAAATGAAGAAGACATTCAAAAATCACAGAGTACAATGAGTCAGCTGATACAGCGTTTAGAACAGTTAAGTGATTCAATTGAGGCATTACACAACACTTCtagtaaataa
- the LOC130451467 gene encoding uncharacterized protein LOC130451467 isoform X3, with translation MESREISELQQLVSSDAENEDSIVQDESEGKIVSPVKSSKVISSSGNTSRSSVVHSARKGGNTIPGSKITFVNERKIRDCSKTTTVRARNPHKVPDVRHMERALLGLLADFHSGKLRAFGSGCTMEQMTNIREQQEKLAKLHFDLASATVPSLNEEDIQKSQSTMSQLIQRLEQLSDSIEALHNTSSK, from the exons atggaaTCACGAGAAATATCAGAATTACAGCAATTAGTTTCAAGTGATGCCGAAAATGAAGATAGTATCGTTCAAGATGAATCTGAAGGGAAAATTGTATCACCTGTTAAAAGCAGTAAAGTG atttcaTCGTCGGGTAATACAAGTCGAAGTTCTGTCGTACACAGTGCTAGGAAAGGTGGAAATACAATACCTGGCtcaaaaataacatttgttaatgaaagaaaaattcggGATTGTAGTAAAACAACTACCGTAAGGGCAAGAAATCCACATAAAG TGCCTGATGTTCGGCATATGGAAAGAGCTTTATTGGGACTGCTAGCAGATTTTCACTCAGGAAAATTACGTGCATTTGGTAGTGGTTGTACAATGGAACAAATGACAAATATAAGAGAACAACAGGAAAAGTTGGCTAAGCTACACTTTGATTTAGCTTCTGCAACTGTGCCAAGTCTAAATGAAGAAGACATTCAAAAATCACAGAGTACAATGAGTCAGCTGATACAGCGTTTAGAACAGTTAAGTGATTCAATTGAGGCATTACACAACACTTCtagtaaataa
- the LOC130451467 gene encoding coiled-coil domain-containing protein 28A isoform X1: MESREISELQQLVSSDAENEDSIVQDESEGKIVSPVKSSKVISSSGNTSRSSVVHSARKGGNTIPGSKITFVNERKIRDCSKTTTVRARNPHKVDSTNNSDTRHHSFISQVPDVRHMERALLGLLADFHSGKLRAFGSGCTMEQMTNIREQQEKLAKLHFDLASATVPSLNEEDIQKSQSTMSQLIQRLEQLSDSIEALHNTSSK, from the exons atggaaTCACGAGAAATATCAGAATTACAGCAATTAGTTTCAAGTGATGCCGAAAATGAAGATAGTATCGTTCAAGATGAATCTGAAGGGAAAATTGTATCACCTGTTAAAAGCAGTAAAGTG atttcaTCGTCGGGTAATACAAGTCGAAGTTCTGTCGTACACAGTGCTAGGAAAGGTGGAAATACAATACCTGGCtcaaaaataacatttgttaatgaaagaaaaattcggGATTGTAGTAAAACAACTACCGTAAGGGCAAGAAATCCACATAAAG TAGATAGCACAAATAATTCAGATACTCGACACCATTCTTTTATCTCTCAAGTGCCTGATGTTCGGCATATGGAAAGAGCTTTATTGGGACTGCTAGCAGATTTTCACTCAGGAAAATTACGTGCATTTGGTAGTGGTTGTACAATGGAACAAATGACAAATATAAGAGAACAACAGGAAAAGTTGGCTAAGCTACACTTTGATTTAGCTTCTGCAACTGTGCCAAGTCTAAATGAAGAAGACATTCAAAAATCACAGAGTACAATGAGTCAGCTGATACAGCGTTTAGAACAGTTAAGTGATTCAATTGAGGCATTACACAACACTTCtagtaaataa
- the LOC130451466 gene encoding centrosomal protein of 78 kDa-like has protein sequence MANMDSSQSSLEPVNIFSEWYPKLCHIMKRSPIPALKPLKIGDLLTLKFVGDEFGVDEWILIAHALSSDKSLQVLSIKSELIDCSFLHDADSEQKVRSIQREFGWLWTAYIFKLLTISISFAIRQTEALTRLELDGLPMFPQYLEDLLKALGKNRTIIHLSLANCIIGDAGCETVCKQIRGTPNIEILNLSGCHLSSKSGEYLADLMQYQRFKRYSGEREWSLARRIESSRKYDMRGVKRITINDNAIFGDEGFEYLLNELKNNSWIKALDLRRCGITEELTPIIINILCSQKSLEIVDLRLNDCMNQKTIKRVQELLQQDIECRQEFDDSSNLTLDSTDDSKFFVINIVTHLIQFFIFCYDKLMNH, from the coding sequence ATGGCTAATATGGATTCTTCTCAGTCGTCCCTAGAACCagtgaatatattttctgaatGGTATCCCAAATTATGTCACATTATGAAGCGCTCACCTATACCAGCCTTAAAGCCATTGAAGATAGGAGATCTACTGACGCTCAAATTTGTTGGTGATGAATTTGGCGTAGACGAATGGATACTAATCGCGCATGCTCTCAGTTCCGACAAAAGTCTCCAGGTACTTAGTATCAAAAGCGAATTAATAGATTGCTCATTTTTACATGATGCTGACTCAGAACAGAAAGTTAGATCCATACAGAGAGAATTCGGATGGCTGTGGACAGCATATATATTCAAACTACTCACAATATCTATCTCATTTGCCATACGACAAACAGAAGCTCTTACACGTCTAGAACTAGACGGTCTACCGATGTTCCCGCAATATTTAGAAGATTTACTCAAAGCTTTAGGTAAAAATAGAACCATAATACACCTTTCTTTGGCTAATTGTATAATTGGCGATGCTGGATGTGAAACCGTGTGCAAACAAATACGAGGTACACCAAATATTGAAATCTTAAATCTCTCTGGTTGCCACTTAAGTTCAAAAAGTGGTGAGTACTTAGCAGACTTGATGCAGTATCAAAGATTTAAGAGGTATTCTGGAGAACGAGAATGGAGTCTTGCACGAAGAATTGAAAGCTCGCGAAAATATGATATGAGAGGAGTTAAGCGAATTACTATCAACGATAATGCTATCTTTGGGGATGAGGGTTTTGAATACCTTCTAAATGAACTAAAGAATAACTCATGGATCAAGGCTTTAGATCTACGACGTTGTGGAATAACTGAAGAATTAACTCCCATAATTATCAACATTCTTTGTTCGCAAAAATCTTTGGAAATAGTTGATTTGAGGTTAAACGATTGTATGAACCAAAAAACTATCAAGAGAGTTCAAGAATTATTACAACAAGATATTGAATGCCGACAAGAATTCGATGACTCTTCAAATCTCACTTTGGATTCTACAGACgactcaaaattttttgttattaacattgTCACTcatttgatacaattttttatattctgttATGATAAATTGATGAATCATTGA